One Aphelocoma coerulescens isolate FSJ_1873_10779 chromosome 4A, UR_Acoe_1.0, whole genome shotgun sequence DNA window includes the following coding sequences:
- the LOC138110607 gene encoding putative uncharacterized protein DDB_G0281733: MSAGSRRKKLCRSYRAASDTEGLREHREHRERREHREHRGHSEHREHRERREHREHRGHREHREHRGHTEHREHRGHSEHREHRGHREHREHRGHSEHREHRERREHREHRGHREHREHRGHTEHREHRGHSEHREHRGHTERREHREHRGHREHREHRGHTEHREHRGHTEHRGLHFAPAVWGYLCTAPELHSLQLLGC; encoded by the coding sequence ATGAGCGCgggcagcagaaggaagaagCTCTGCAGGAGCTACCGCGCCGCCTCAGACACGGAGGGGCTGCGGGAGCACCGGGAACaccgggagcggcgggagcaCCGGGAACACCGCGGGCACAGCGAGCACCGGGAACaccgggagcggcgggagcaCCGGGAGCACCGCGGGCACCGGGAACACCGGGAACACCGCGGGCACACGGAGCACCGGGAACACCGCGGGCACAGCGAGCACCGGGAACACCGCGGGCACCGGGAACACCGGGAACACCGCGGGCACAGCGAGCACCGGGAACaccgggagcggcgggagcaCCGGGAGCACCGCGGGCACAGGGAGCACCGGGAACACCGCGGGCACACGGAGCACCGGGAACACCGCGGGCACAGCGAGCACCGGGAACACCGCGGGCACACGGAACGGCGGGAGCACCGGGAGCACCGCGGGCACAGGGAGCACCGGGAACACCGCGGGCACACGGAGCACCGGGAACACCGCGGGCACACGGAGCACCGGGGGTTGCATTTCGCTCCTGCAGTGTGGGGTTATCTCTGCACAGCCCCCGAGCTGCACTCTTTACAGCTTTTGGGTTGTTAA